From a region of the Monodelphis domestica isolate mMonDom1 chromosome 8, mMonDom1.pri, whole genome shotgun sequence genome:
- the LOC130455965 gene encoding probable E3 ubiquitin-protein ligase TRIML1 produces MDARNLIENLKADLTCSICLGYFTDPVIVKCGHSFCRVCLLRCREEADATLNCPECRRVIEDSDVVPNRKLENLCTTGKRLRPHLLESMVDLYVCDHHGEKEKLFCEEDQRLLCASCLLAPGHKDHTVLPLEMAAHKCKDKIKHTLNTLQQKEEEYNVALDRVRRRGRLCKKDLYTLKVSVKVEYQKLHDFLWEEEELYLETLDQQYKNNLEKLELNKAKLSQQIQNLERMKLELEENLDKEPLEMLLDMKDTLARNEELLLQEPEVASLAWNTSSIIGLREMLMSFQSDISLDPESSNPHLILSEDLKSVKYGDVPQDLPDNKERFDVALAVLGAQTFSLGQYYWEVKVGDKTEWEVGVCKDSVRRKGQLSSLSEDLLTLESFRSGYNCFLWNSQYSIHRSQPIEKLGIFLDYDKRHIAFYDAVDGSLISNFSEIAFEGPLRPYFSLCCRKGESAPGSIMLINMGDSQ; encoded by the coding sequence ATGGATGCAAGAAACTTAATTGAAAACCTCAAGGCAGATCTGACTTGCTCTATCTGCCTGGGCTACTTCACTGATCCAGTGATTGTCAAATGTGGCCACAGCTTTTGCAGAGTCTGTCTTCTCAGGTGCAGAGAAGAAGCAGATGCAACATTGAACTGCCCAGAATGCAGAAGAGTCATTGAAGACAGTGATGTGGTGCCTAATAGGAAGTTGGAGAATCTGTGTACCACAGGCAAAAGGCTCAGACCTCATCTGCTTGAGAGCATGGTAGACCTGTATGTGTGTGATCATCATGGGGAAAAAGAGAAGCTCTTCTGTGAAGAGGACCAGAGACTCCTCTGTGCTTCCTGTTTATTAGCCCCAGGGCACAAGGATCACACTGTCCTTCCCCTGGAAATGGCTGCTCACAAGTGCAAGGACAAGATCAAGCACACCCTGAATACCTTACAACAAAAAGAAGAGGAATATAATGTTGCACTAGATAGagtgagaaggagagggagactcTGTAAGAAGGATCTATACACTTTGAAAGTATCTGTTAAGGTAGAATACCAGAAACTGCATGACTTCTTATGGGAGGAAGAAGAGCTCTATCTAGAAACACTGGACCAGCAATataaaaacaacttggaaaaacTGGAGCTCAACAAGGCCAAACTGTCACAACAAATTCAAAATCTAGAAAGAATGAAATTAGAACTAGAGGAGAATTTGGACAAGGAGCCCTTGGAAATGCTCCTGGATATGAAGGACACTTTGGCAAGGAATGAGGAGCTGCTCCTTCAAGAACCAGAGGTTGCTTCCCTTGCCTGGAACACCAGCTCCATCATTGGCTTGAGAGAGATGCTCATGAGTTTCCAGAGTGATATAAGTCTTGATCCTGAATCATCCAATCCACATCTCATCCTGTCTGAAGATCTGAAGAGTGTCAAGTATGGAGATGTCCCACAGGACCTTCCTGACAATAAGGAAAGATTTGATGTTGCTCTTGCTGTACTGGGGGCCCAGACCTTCTCTTTAGGCCAATACTATTGGGAAGTGAAAGTAGGAGATAAAACAGAGTGGGAAGTGGGAGTCTGTAAAGATTCAGTCAGGAGAAAAGGGCAACTCTCCTCATTATCTGAGGATCTATTGACCCTAGAAAGCTTTAGATCTGGATATAATTGCTTCCTCTGGAATTCTCAATATAGCATTCATCGAAGTCAACCTATTGAAAAATTGGGTATTTTTCTGGATTATGATAAAAGACATATAGCATTTTATGATGCTGTAGATGgatctttaatttctaatttctcaGAAATAGCCTTTGAAGGGCCTCTTCGCCCTTACTTCTCTCTGTGCTGTCGTAAAGGAGAAAGTGCTCCTGGGTCAATTATGCTAATTAATATGGGAGATTCTCAGTGA